From Rudanella lutea DSM 19387, a single genomic window includes:
- the dnaG gene encoding DNA primase has translation MRIPDETIERIKQAADIVEVVGDFVSLKKRGSNYIACCPFHNEKTPSFNVNPARQIYKCFGCGKAGDPVRFVMDIENVGYGEALRFLAKKYGIEIEEQAPTPEDLLKQNERESLFIVLNFAKTYFAELLANHDEGQSIGLSYFRERGFTTPTIQAFELGYSLNSWDGLLQEAERRGYSRDLLEKAGLILNKTDDGGSKRDRVFDRFRGRVMFPIHNVSGRVIAFGARILVNDKNQPKYLNSPETEVYHKSAVLYGIYQAKQTIRQEDVCYLTEGYTDVISLHQAGIKNVVASSGTSLTIEQIRLIGRFTQNVTILYDGDAAGIKAALRGLDMVLEEGLNVSIVTFPDGEDPDSYVRRVGAEAFKAYIKSHTSDFIRFKTDVLLRDAGDNPFKRAEVIGEVVSSIIRIPDALQRQVFFRTTAAQLRVDEQTLISEGNRLMRKQQEQQSRDQQRQRDREQNRPQNGPINRGSAPDASLADINALLSEAGIDGPPDDFFLDDIPAGIAPPAPTPEARTAPKPERSGLSFQEEECIRLLVNYGTRELEPGITLCQYVLSELDSIEFQTSPYNLMLTLFREAYLHGDILTADDFLRKPEQIETHREAINLTTPRHEISDGWLKHEIIVPSEEDVSILADAAYGNILRIKKLLAEQKMLEIRRGIVETSDPDESDRLMAEYMHYKRVDVEIAKLLGTVISG, from the coding sequence ATGCGCATCCCCGACGAGACCATTGAACGAATCAAACAAGCCGCCGACATTGTAGAAGTTGTCGGCGATTTTGTCTCGCTCAAAAAACGGGGGAGCAATTATATCGCCTGTTGCCCCTTCCACAACGAAAAAACGCCGTCGTTCAACGTCAACCCGGCCCGGCAGATCTACAAGTGCTTTGGTTGTGGCAAAGCCGGTGATCCCGTGCGATTTGTAATGGATATTGAGAACGTCGGCTATGGGGAAGCGCTACGTTTTTTAGCCAAAAAATATGGCATCGAAATTGAGGAACAGGCTCCCACGCCCGAAGACCTGCTCAAGCAAAACGAACGTGAAAGTTTGTTCATCGTACTCAACTTTGCCAAAACCTACTTTGCCGAGCTGCTTGCCAACCACGATGAAGGCCAAAGTATCGGCCTGAGCTACTTCCGCGAACGGGGTTTTACCACACCTACTATTCAGGCTTTTGAACTCGGCTACAGCCTTAATAGTTGGGACGGTTTGTTACAGGAAGCCGAACGGCGGGGGTACAGCCGCGACCTGCTCGAAAAGGCGGGCCTGATTCTGAACAAAACCGATGACGGTGGGTCTAAACGCGACCGGGTTTTCGACCGCTTTCGGGGGCGGGTCATGTTCCCGATCCACAACGTATCAGGGCGGGTTATTGCGTTTGGAGCCCGTATTCTGGTCAACGATAAGAACCAGCCCAAGTACCTCAACTCGCCTGAGACCGAGGTTTACCACAAAAGTGCGGTTCTGTACGGCATTTATCAGGCCAAGCAAACCATTCGACAGGAGGACGTCTGTTACCTGACGGAGGGCTATACAGACGTCATCTCACTGCATCAGGCAGGCATCAAAAACGTAGTAGCTTCGTCGGGTACGTCGCTTACCATCGAGCAGATTCGGCTCATCGGGCGGTTTACCCAAAACGTGACTATCCTGTACGATGGCGACGCGGCCGGCATCAAGGCTGCCCTGCGTGGACTCGACATGGTGCTCGAAGAGGGCCTCAACGTGAGTATTGTGACGTTTCCGGATGGCGAAGACCCCGACAGCTACGTCCGGCGCGTAGGGGCCGAAGCGTTCAAAGCCTACATCAAAAGTCATACAAGCGACTTCATCCGGTTCAAAACCGATGTGTTGCTACGCGACGCGGGCGACAATCCGTTTAAGCGGGCCGAGGTCATCGGCGAGGTAGTCAGCAGTATTATTCGAATTCCCGACGCCCTGCAACGGCAGGTTTTCTTCCGAACAACGGCCGCTCAACTGCGGGTTGATGAGCAAACGCTCATCAGCGAGGGCAACCGCCTGATGCGCAAACAGCAGGAGCAACAAAGCCGCGATCAGCAACGGCAGCGCGACCGCGAACAGAACCGCCCCCAAAATGGCCCGATCAACCGGGGTTCAGCGCCTGATGCGTCGCTTGCCGACATCAACGCCCTGCTCTCGGAGGCCGGTATCGACGGGCCACCCGACGACTTTTTCCTGGACGACATCCCGGCGGGTATTGCTCCTCCTGCACCCACACCAGAAGCTCGCACGGCTCCCAAACCGGAGCGTTCGGGCCTGTCGTTTCAGGAAGAAGAGTGCATCCGGCTCCTGGTCAATTACGGCACGCGCGAACTGGAGCCGGGCATTACGCTATGCCAGTACGTCTTGTCGGAGCTGGATAGCATTGAGTTTCAAACGTCTCCCTACAACCTGATGCTCACCCTGTTTCGGGAGGCCTACCTGCACGGCGATATTCTGACCGCCGATGATTTTCTGCGAAAGCCCGAACAGATTGAAACCCACCGTGAAGCCATCAACCTGACTACGCCCCGTCACGAAATCAGCGATGGTTGGCTTAAGCACGAGATCATTGTTCCATCGGAAGAAGACGTGTCTATTCTGGCCGATGCCGCTTACGGCAACATTTTACGCATTAAGAAACTGCTGGCCGAGCAAAAAATGCTCGAAATCCGGCGGGGTATTGTCGAAACATCAGACCCTGATGAAAGCGACCGCCTGATGGCCGAATACATGCACTACAAACGGGTCGACGTAGAAATTGCCAAACTACTGGGGACGGTCATTTCGGGGTGA
- a CDS encoding vanadium-dependent haloperoxidase: protein MEKNIQTIVSTPKAGVIAKFRDRSSFLFLLVAILFLESCRQQTEENNVTPQPNSNTADQIDNTVALTWSDMTLRLVRNSPGFSPPVAARAIGYAGVTMYESVVAGIPTKRSLVWQLQGLTTLPTVEANKAYNWALSANAAQAVVLKGLFANTSDAYKAKIDSVETALLNQYKSGDVAVNERSIAYGKSIGQAIFEWSKTDGGHEGYTRNFPADYKVQTGAGFWEPTDARKVPLQPYWGQVRTMLARNAALPVPSIIPYSTQITSSFFAQNLEVYTKGKSLTQEEKEIAVWWADDPSDTFTPPGHSYNLARIAIRTAKADLAKSAEALARVGIAVNDAFICCWKCKFTYNNIRPQSYVRYFIDPNWMPLLSTPPFPGFMSGHATQSGAAAIVLSEVFGSNFSFTDDSHVNRVRDTKRNADFKARSFKSFWETAEESSYSRFLGGIHTRQDNDTGLREGRKVGQNINALAWNK, encoded by the coding sequence ATGGAAAAAAATATACAAACCATAGTATCGACACCAAAGGCTGGGGTCATCGCTAAATTCCGGGATAGGTCGTCTTTTCTTTTCCTGTTGGTTGCCATCCTGTTTCTGGAATCGTGCCGACAGCAAACGGAAGAAAATAACGTAACTCCGCAACCTAATAGCAATACAGCCGACCAGATTGATAACACAGTGGCACTGACCTGGTCGGATATGACGCTCCGGCTTGTTCGGAATAGCCCAGGTTTTTCGCCCCCGGTGGCGGCCCGGGCCATTGGCTATGCCGGGGTAACCATGTATGAATCGGTGGTTGCAGGCATCCCGACGAAGCGGTCGCTGGTATGGCAGTTGCAGGGGCTTACCACCCTGCCTACCGTTGAAGCCAACAAAGCCTACAATTGGGCTCTGTCGGCCAATGCCGCGCAGGCTGTGGTTCTGAAAGGCTTGTTTGCCAACACCAGCGACGCCTACAAAGCCAAAATTGACTCGGTCGAAACGGCACTGCTCAACCAATACAAATCAGGTGATGTGGCTGTGAACGAGCGCTCGATAGCGTACGGCAAAAGCATTGGGCAGGCCATTTTTGAGTGGTCGAAAACCGATGGCGGACACGAAGGGTACACGCGCAATTTCCCAGCCGACTATAAAGTGCAAACGGGTGCTGGATTCTGGGAGCCCACCGACGCCCGCAAAGTTCCTCTACAACCCTACTGGGGGCAGGTTCGGACTATGTTGGCCCGCAACGCAGCGTTGCCGGTACCGTCTATCATTCCCTATTCAACCCAGATTACTTCATCGTTTTTTGCGCAGAATCTGGAAGTGTACACCAAAGGGAAGTCATTAACGCAGGAGGAAAAAGAAATTGCTGTTTGGTGGGCCGATGACCCAAGCGATACCTTTACCCCCCCCGGCCACTCGTACAACCTGGCCCGGATTGCCATCCGAACGGCCAAGGCAGATTTAGCAAAGTCGGCCGAAGCGCTCGCGCGGGTAGGAATTGCGGTCAATGATGCGTTTATCTGCTGCTGGAAGTGCAAGTTTACTTATAACAATATTCGTCCGCAGAGCTACGTACGGTACTTTATTGATCCGAACTGGATGCCGTTACTGTCTACTCCGCCTTTCCCCGGCTTTATGTCAGGACATGCCACTCAGTCGGGGGCTGCGGCCATTGTACTGTCTGAAGTATTTGGCAGCAATTTCTCCTTTACTGATGATTCGCACGTAAATCGCGTCCGGGACACCAAGCGGAACGCTGATTTTAAAGCACGCTCCTTTAAGTCGTTCTGGGAAACGGCCGAGGAGTCGTCGTATTCTCGTTTCCTGGGCGGTATCCATACCCGTCAGGATAATGATACTGGTCTGCGCGAAGGCCGCAAGGTAGGGCAGAACATTAATGCCTTAGCCTGGAATAAGTAA
- the radC gene encoding RadC family protein, which yields MNYDNPRKILSWAEEDRPREKLMLKGRAALSDAELIAILIGSGTTDLTAVDVSKIILQSVGNNLNELAKLSVKDLSKFRGIGEAKGISIVAALELGRRRREQDRPQRTRITCSRDAYEEIRPHLLDKPHEEFWILLLNRANEVLRPVQISAGGVSGTVADPKLIFKQAVENLASSIILVHNHPSENLTPSQADKDLTRKLREGGKLLDIPILDHLIFTDRAYLSFADEGLL from the coding sequence ATGAACTACGATAACCCCCGTAAAATTCTTAGCTGGGCCGAGGAAGACCGCCCCCGTGAGAAACTAATGCTCAAAGGACGGGCTGCCCTCTCCGACGCCGAGCTGATCGCCATTCTGATCGGGTCGGGCACTACCGACCTTACCGCCGTTGATGTGTCCAAGATCATCTTGCAGAGCGTGGGGAATAACCTAAACGAGCTGGCCAAGTTGAGCGTTAAAGACTTATCGAAGTTCAGAGGTATCGGCGAGGCCAAAGGCATTAGCATTGTAGCCGCCCTCGAGCTGGGTCGGCGTCGGCGCGAACAGGACCGGCCCCAACGCACCCGCATCACCTGCTCACGGGATGCCTACGAGGAAATCAGGCCGCATCTGCTCGATAAACCGCACGAAGAGTTCTGGATTTTACTCCTTAACCGGGCCAACGAGGTGCTGCGCCCTGTTCAGATCAGCGCCGGTGGTGTTTCGGGGACGGTTGCCGACCCAAAGCTGATTTTCAAACAGGCGGTCGAGAATCTGGCCAGTTCGATCATTCTGGTGCACAACCATCCTTCGGAAAACCTCACACCCTCGCAGGCAGACAAAGACCTCACCCGCAAACTACGGGAAGGTGGCAAACTTCTGGATATTCCCATACTCGACCATCTGATCTTTACCGATCGGGCGTACCTCAGCTTTGCCGACGAAGGGTTGTTGTAA
- the rpsT gene encoding 30S ribosomal protein S20: MANHKSAKKAIRSSAKKRLLNRYQHKTTRNLVKSLRETHDHAMAVELYKKVASALDKLAKRNVIHKNKASNNKSKLARFVNKLAQAAA, translated from the coding sequence ATGGCAAATCACAAATCTGCGAAGAAAGCCATCCGGTCGAGTGCCAAGAAGCGTTTACTGAACCGTTACCAGCACAAAACAACCCGGAATTTGGTCAAGTCTCTCCGTGAGACACACGATCACGCAATGGCTGTTGAACTGTATAAGAAAGTAGCATCTGCGCTCGACAAACTGGCGAAACGCAATGTTATTCACAAGAATAAAGCCTCAAACAACAAGTCAAAGCTGGCTCGTTTTGTCAACAAGCTGGCTCAGGCAGCTGCCTAA
- a CDS encoding Dabb family protein yields the protein MNRKSKGYLLIVAVFCAFGLFIYGAYSPARKALKQQIFCVKFKNSTEKEAVERHMHAFAALKRETKAIVNYSAGRTIEPAGRSGSYDVVHYLTFQTEDDMKNFQQSAPFKTFKAENEAAWENILVINADIQQ from the coding sequence ATGAATCGTAAATCAAAGGGTTATCTGCTAATTGTCGCTGTATTCTGTGCTTTCGGGCTTTTCATCTACGGAGCTTACTCTCCTGCAAGAAAAGCACTAAAACAGCAAATTTTTTGTGTGAAGTTCAAAAACAGCACTGAGAAAGAAGCTGTTGAGCGCCATATGCATGCATTTGCTGCGCTAAAGCGTGAAACGAAAGCCATCGTAAATTACAGTGCAGGCCGGACAATTGAGCCCGCAGGCCGGTCGGGTTCATACGATGTTGTGCACTATCTGACGTTTCAAACCGAAGACGACATGAAAAATTTTCAGCAGAGTGCCCCCTTCAAAACCTTCAAGGCCGAGAACGAAGCCGCCTGGGAAAATATTCTGGTTATCAACGCCGATATTCAACAGTAA